ATCCGTATTTCCATAATTTATGAATTGACGCAGCATCTAGATACTCTGTATCCATCACAGATACTGTATCTTCCCTGTATTTTGAAAAATCTGATGAATTTATCTTGACTTTGTAGTGTTCGGGTCTTCTATATATGTCCGTACTTGGGTAAGGTGCACAAATATAATAATCTACAAGATTCGTAAGACCTTTTAATATGAGTTTTTCTGCATATTCGATAGTCTTTATTGCACTTTCTCTACTTTCTCCAGGTAAGCCAACCAACCAGTTTGTAGCAACCGGCATATTAACTGACTTTGCTAGTGAACACGCATCCGTTATTTTCCTTACGTCCAATTTTTTATTATTTATATCTAGAATGTTCTGATCGGCACTTTCAGCACCAAAAAACACAGCATCGCAGCCACTATTTTTCATTTTAGAAAGTGTTTTTTCATTTACAAAATCAGCTCTTGTTTGGCACGACCAAGAAAGCCCTGTTTCTGGTATGGAATCGCAAATTGCAGTCACATATTCTTTCTTTGAAGTAAATGTTTCATCGTTAATCCATAAATCGCGTATGTTCAATTTTTCCTTCATTAACTCAATTTCTTCCATAACGCGATCTACAGATCTATATCTCGGATAATTTTTGCTCCAAAGAGATTCTGCACAAAAAGAACATTTCATCGGACATCCGCGAGATGCGAATATCCGCCCTGAGAATATGTCCTTGTAAGTGTTTGGGAGTATGTCGTAGTCTGGCATCGGTAAAGAATCCAAATTCTCGATTAATTTTCGGTCCGCGTTGTGATGTATTGTGTTTTGGGCAAAATAGGAGATTCCATCAATTGTATTTAAGCGACTGCGATCCCACTCCAACGCGCGTAAAAGTTCTTCAACAGTTTTTTCTCCCTCCCCTCTCACTACGATATCAAATGTCTTTCCTAAAATATTATCTGCCATAAAGGAAGCATGATGGCCTCCGATAATGTTTATTGCGTCAGGATTAGATTTTTTGATATGTTGTGCAATTTTTTCAA
The genomic region above belongs to Nanoarchaeota archaeon and contains:
- a CDS encoding B12-binding domain-containing radical SAM protein, yielding MRELVFVNSPFIRKNHLDSEEQEFFDVYFEKTKKMLNEEQQSQYEKYLSKSVNLSSGMSVPIYDLPAPPLWISSLSPVAKDAGYSPNVLDLTYLSFVEHALDNVGEKIHDTKGDIFLFSSFTNNYHIVEKIAQHIKKSNPDAINIIGGHHASFMADNILGKTFDIVVRGEGEKTVEELLRALEWDRSRLNTIDGISYFAQNTIHHNADRKLIENLDSLPMPDYDILPNTYKDIFSGRIFASRGCPMKCSFCAESLWSKNYPRYRSVDRVMEEIELMKEKLNIRDLWINDETFTSKKEYVTAICDSIPETGLSWSCQTRADFVNEKTLSKMKNSGCDAVFFGAESADQNILDINNKKLDVRKITDACSLAKSVNMPVATNWLVGLPGESRESAIKTIEYAEKLILKGLTNLVDYYICAPYPSTDIYRRPEHYKVKINSSDFSKYREDTVSVMDTEYLDAASIHKLWKYGLSTFASAMKSVENVPNSPNVP